The genomic region TGATATTGATACATTCCCAATAAGAGTTGTTCCAGAGGGACATTCATACAGCAATCCGTACAGAAAATTTGTAGTAGCACTGCATACTGTTGGTAGGCTATGAAGTAAGAGGGTATACATATATGTAGGACTGCTTTAAGCTCAATTCATTACCTACCATTGCCAATCATAACGTTTATAAAACTGGATACCATCAGGGATATTCATCAGCCACATACCACTATTTCTTGCTGACCAGATGCAATTCTTTTGTTCATAACCACAGTCGTAAAGAAGATCATCTCTGTACCAAAAGATGTGATAATCACCGCCGTGATTCTTACCCCACTTAAAATTGCACCAGAAGAGTGTTGTTCCCCAGAAGTTTACACGAAAAGTGAAGTGGAATTCCTCTCCAAGTTGTAATAGATGAGGACCCAGATCATCATCTTTGGATTTGCAATGAACATTTAAGGTATGTCGAGTCAAGTCGTTGATAATGTGAACATGATATCTTTCACCAATTCCAAGACAACATCGACCCATG from Ricinus communis isolate WT05 ecotype wild-type chromosome 9, ASM1957865v1, whole genome shotgun sequence harbors:
- the LOC8280208 gene encoding S-protein homolog 21, coding for MRAVKSCVNVIVLLVLLILAMGRCCLGIGERYHVHIINDLTRHTLNVHCKSKDDDLGPHLLQLGEEFHFTFRVNFWGTTLFWCNFKWGKNHGGDYHIFWYRDDLLYDCGYEQKNCIWSARNSGMWLMNIPDGIQFYKRYDWQW